The DNA region GCAGTGTTCTGGGCATACACAAGCGCCCCAGTCCACGTGGGGTCTGTTAAGACTGTATAGAGTACTGGGGGGCTATTCACCGCTATTAGGAGAGCATCACAGAGGACATACTGCTCCTTCCTTAAGCCGACATCACTAGCCCAGCTTCTGGAAACTATCACAAACCCCTGAGAACAAGGATATATCTGTGTCTTCATTAATTCCTCCAGTCCTTTATGATCTGAGAAGAGCTTCTTACAGAGGGATTCTGGTTTAAATTGAATCTTTTCCCGTGTCACTGAAAATTCAAGGAATAGAGGTTACTAAGATTTATAAAAAGGATATTTAAGTATTCCCGCGACCTCATAATGAAATAAGCCTAGCCACGGAACTGTGGCTAGGATAAGTTTCCTTATCGGCAAATAAAACACCTCCTCTTCACAGGCCAGGGCTGTGAAGTACCTGTTTCTGACAGCTCATGCAgggaacagagtcagacacgactgaagcgacttagcatgtatgcatgcattggagaaggaaatggcaacccactccagtgttcttgcctggagaatcccagggacagaggagcctggtgggctgccgtctctggggtcgcacagggtcggacacgactgaagagactcagcagcagcagcatgcagggAAGGGCAATCAGGGAGGGGTCGTCACAGAACAGCCTTCTAACACTCTGTCCTCATCCCTAAGTGACCCAGTAAACTCTAGGAAGGTACTTCTGTTAagggtgtgtgagagagagagagaacaaaaaactgatgctttggGGAAACTAAGAACTTTGCTTTTGCAACAGTGATTCTTAACCTGTGGCAAGTTTGCCCCAAGTGGGGTTATTTGGGACGGTCTGGAAATGGTTTGACTTTTTGGAGCTAGAGAGGTATTACCGCCATCTAGTGGCTAGAGGCCAGGAATGCTGCTAAACTTCCTGCAATTCTCAgggctgcggctgctgctgctaagtcacgtctgtcgggtccgactctgtgcgaccccatagacggcagcccaccaggctccgcggtccctgggattctccaggcaagaacactggattgggttgccatttccttctccaatgcatgaaagtgaaaagtgaaagtgaagtcgctaagtcatgtccgactcggcaatcccatggactgcagccgaccaggctcctccatccatgggattttccaggcaagagtactggagtggggtgccattgccttctcggaATTCTCAGGGCAGCCTCCCTCaggccatatgtaaaatagagagccagcgGGAATGCTGAGGGACGCAgagagctcaaacccagtgctctgtgacaagctagaggggtgggatggggtaagaggtgggagggaggttcaagagggaggggacatgtgtatacctatggctgattcatgttcatgtatggcagaaactaacacaatattgtaaagcaattatcctccaattaaaatattaattaaaaaaagaattacctAGTCCAAATGTCAACAGGGTCGAGATTGAGAAACTCTGCCTTAGACTCTGCCTGGACTTTCGCCTGGAAGAGTCCAGGTGACCCCATGGCTCACTTCCTTCTGCCTTGGAAAgccggggtggggcggggcagttctcttaaatttattctctcatattcggagggaaaaaaaaaaagctatgtgaCTGGAAGCCCAAAGGTACACAGAAGTATAGGGTGGATTTAATGACTGAAAACAAGAGTCCACCATGTGTATTAATTCAGGACCATTATGTCTGCTGAGCCCTACACCTGACCTTCTCCGAGGAGGAAGTCTGGGATGAATTGCTACCAACCACCCCCCACCGGCGACttaattttaggaaataaatagTCCCCTCAGCTGAAATCAAGAAGGAATACCTGGAAACAGGTGCTGTTGGAGAGCCTTCTTAAATTCTAAGACTTTGATGGGATATGACAGGCTTCTTAGGGTAGATGAAGCTGATGAAATCGGGTGAAGGCTGTGGTCAGCCTCCAAATTGGaaggagctaaaaaaaaaacaaaaacaaaaaacacaaagcaTCATTTTAGATGATAAAGAACTTCTCTACTGCTCTTCCTATGGTTGACGTATGACATGTGTCATGCCTGGGCTGCCCTCACTCTTTCTATGCTGCCAACAGTTCATGCATGTTAGGAAGGAGGCCTGGGACTCCTGCAGGGCCATGCATCTTCTAAGGCACCTGTGATTCATCTCAGGCAAGTCATTTCTCCTCTCTCTACATTCTGGTTCCAGGTCACCCCTAAAGAGAAAAGTCTTCTAGTAGTGGTGATGGTGGGATGGCAGAAAAAGTAAGCACAGGATTTccttggtagttcagtggttaggactctgcgcctCCAATGctggggatatgggttcaatccctggctggggaactaaggtccagcatgcctaaaaaaaaattttaaagtaagcactgtaattttttttatattgtgatAGTTGCTAAAGgtctctcccaccccccaccaagtTTAGATGAAGAATAAGAAGTGGTAGAATCTCTAGTTTGGTACGTGTGTGTGATGTAAACTCTAATTTAAGATAAGAGAAAGCATAATCCAATGAAATCACTCAAGTCTTGATCCAAGCTTCTTTTCACCAAATCTGGAACTTACTGACCCTGGAGGCAAACCAATAAACTTCATTCAGCCTGTAAGTCTTTTATGGGCTGATCTGAAATCACCAGGGTTAATGCTTAGCAAAActgaaaggaagtgaaaacacACAGAGTCCTCCTCCCACACCCCAAACCCCTCCCCAGGACCTCCTTTTGCAtaagtttttagtttttctctacTTGGTGGTGCCCCCAGCCCTGAGAGTGGCTTGAGCATGGGCTCCTAATGTTACTGAAGCAATTCAAATTTGTCAACAAGTTTCCCTTGAAAGAATTAGTGGAGAGCCATTCTTAAACAGTGTTTCTCTAAAAATCACCTTTAGCGAGACTATAGATGAATGTTTTAGAGTAGGAATATCAGCCTGCAAATTTGTTTCAGCAGACCTTTACATATAAGAATGAGACCTAGAAGGACACATCAATTGGTAAACTGCTTGTGATTATGAATGACTTTGGTTtttgcttcttgtattttttggtttcctattacgcacatgttaacttttaagaaatgaatgttattttaaaaagcttaaaggaaaagtaaaaaagaaactttCGCAAATTCATGGCTGATGGCCTACAGGCTTTTCTTGACTTCACACAGTTCATATTCTGAATCTTTGGaactaaaaatatagaaaatcacCCTTTAATAGGAGAAGATTTGTAAGCAAAAGCagatttatgttctttttttctcgTCGTTTAGTCGCTATTTCCAACTCTTCTGCCACCCCATggcatggatggtagcccgccaggctcctctgtccacgggattcccaggcaagaataccagagtgggttgccatttccttctccaggggatcttcccaacccagggatcgaacctgcgtctcctgaattggcaggcggattctttacagctgatccaccagggaagccccattctttaCCTGGCCAAATAACCAAATGAAGACAGAAGTTTCTGCCTCCTGAATAAacaatggcttctcttgctttACCTGGTTGAATATCCAGCATCATGGTTACCCACTGCTCAGCAGACAGCCTCGTGACAGAATTGTCCCTGATGATCCAGGAATCTGGGGCTTCTGTGAAGACTACACAGCAGAAGGGCTCCACGTGGACCACACAGACATGACCGTACAGGACATCTCTTTGGTATACATTTAAGATTTTGGTAGTGAAGTTCACCTTTGGCTTCTCACAGCAGAAGTGGAATGTAGGCAATTTTTCTAtgcagttttctatttctttttttagtaagTCAGGGTTCACTTTTTCTCCCTGACAGCCGAACACTTCTTTGCTCTTATCATCCACCCCGATAATTAGGTATCCCCCGTGGGTGTTGGCAAATGCAGAGACATAATGAGGCAGCATTTCTTTAGTCCGAGGAATGATCTTTTTGGTGGTGAACCTTTTAAACTCGACGTGTGTGGACTCAGTGAAGTTGAGTTTCTCCTTATACATGAGCTTATCCTTTTTAACAAATTCTGAGGCGCTCATCCTCATGTCTTCCTCTTCCTGCATGTATCTATCCAGAGCTTTCTGAGAATGTAGCTCCTGCATCTTTGATCTTCCTCTCTGGGTTCTAGACTGTTTTTCTCGGAGGAGCTCCAGGGCGCTGTGGGCACTCAAGTTGATGGTGGAAGTCACAGCTCTCTGATATAAATTGGAGCGCAAACTGCAGATCCTTAGGCTGAAAACATCAGGGTTCCATGACTTCACAAAAATCATAAGATTGTGTCCCTGCTGCACGTAGTCAAGGTATTTCTGTGAGCCTGAAGGGAGGAGCTTCTGAAAAGAAGTTTCCAGATCATGTCCCAGGCCGTGGCATCGGTAACTGTAAGTCTTATCCTCAATCTCCGCTTTGATCACACCCCCTCCGGAATTTAACAGTGCACACGTTGCTTGGATGATTCTAGAATTCTCAGTTCTTTTCAAATAGCTATTGGTCATcctcttcctgttttcctctccGAAAGTGACTCTGCCCACTTCTACGGTTATCTCGGGATAAAGCATTTCCGTCTCCATCTTGAGGCTTTCCATCTCAGCAGCCCTTCTGCGCCACAAGCAATGACAGAAAGAGGTTCCGATAAATAATTAGGACAGAAGTGTTGTTTCAATATTAACATGAATTCCGGAGATTATAAA from Cervus canadensis isolate Bull #8, Minnesota chromosome 1, ASM1932006v1, whole genome shotgun sequence includes:
- the SLFN14 gene encoding protein SLFN14 → MESLKMETEMLYPEITVEVGRVTFGEENRKRMTNSYLKRTENSRIIQATCALLNSGGGVIKAEIEDKTYSYRCHGLGHDLETSFQKLLPSGSQKYLDYVQQGHNLMIFVKSWNPDVFSLRICSLRSNLYQRAVTSTINLSAHSALELLREKQSRTQRGRSKMQELHSQKALDRYMQEEEDMRMSASEFVKKDKLMYKEKLNFTESTHVEFKRFTTKKIIPRTKEMLPHYVSAFANTHGGYLIIGVDDKSKEVFGCQGEKVNPDLLKKEIENCIEKLPTFHFCCEKPKVNFTTKILNVYQRDVLYGHVCVVHVEPFCCVVFTEAPDSWIIRDNSVTRLSAEQWVTMMLDIQPAPSNLEADHSLHPISSASSTLRSLSYPIKVLEFKKALQQHLFPVTREKIQFKPESLCKKLFSDHKGLEELMKTQIYPCSQGFVIVSRSWASDVGLRKEQYVLCDALLIAVNSPPVLYTVLTDPTWTGALVYAQNTARQLKQRLGTVGGYTGKVCVIPRLVYLPGTQRKPSEIALCYPRPYRLADEDEMEKLLQALIVVSLCSRSLLSDQLGCEFSNLLVVEQCELLSQSLQETRELFIHCFPGTRKTVLAIKIMEKIKDLFHCKPKEILYVCESDVLKDFVTQQTTCRAVTRKTFMGGEFPKIKHIVMDETEHFCSKYGDWYMKAKSITHPKVRAAGIENPHHGILWLFLDPFQVHHGDGNGLPPPSVQFPRKTVTRGIHCALEIAMLMKEEMKRIKENPHPSVSPDTLASFREASYEEAICAQALPGVCETETNLTTEEIARHVAERCHHLFQCGYLPRDIAILCRKAEDRGRYELALLRAMELFETCGATKVVFSQASGVLDGHIVLDSIQQFSGLERNIVFGLSPEYALSEEVHKLCFASKAIKHLYLFYEKRATF